In Zalophus californianus isolate mZalCal1 chromosome 4, mZalCal1.pri.v2, whole genome shotgun sequence, the following proteins share a genomic window:
- the LRRC8D gene encoding volume-regulated anion channel subunit LRRC8D isoform X2, with protein sequence MFTLAEVASLNDIQPTYRILKPWWDVFMDYLAVVMLMVAIFAGTMQLTKDQVVCLPVLPSPVNSKAHTPPGNGAVTTNIPKMEAATDQDQDGRAASDISFGTSAVTPDIPLRATYPHTDSTVPNQETKKEKKDPTGRKTNLDFQQYVFINQMCYHLALPWYSKYFPYLALIHTIILMVSSNFWFKYPKTCSKVEHFVSILGKCFESPWTTKALSETACEDSEENKQRITGAQTLPKHVSTSSDEGSPSASTPMINKTGFKFSAEKPVIEVPSMTILDKKDGEQAKALFEKVRKFRAHVEDSDLIYKLYVVQTFIKTAKFIFILCYTANFVNAISFEHVCKPKVEHLTGYEVFECTHNMAYMLKKLLISYISIICVYGFICLYTLFWLFRIPLKEYSFEKVREESSFSDIPDVKNDFAFLLHMVDQYDQLYSKRFGVFLSEVSENKLREISLNHEWTFEKLRQHVSRNAQDKQELHLFMLSGVPDAVFDLTDLDVLKLELIPEAKIPAKISQMTNLQELHLCHCPAKVEQTAFSFLRDHLRCLHVKFTDVAEIPAWVYLLKNLRELYLIGNLNSENNKMIGLESLRELRHLKILHVKSNLTKVPSNITDVAPHLTKLVIHNDGTKLLVLNSLKKMMNVAELELQNCELERIPHAIFSLSNLQELDLKSNNIRTIEEIISFQHLKRLTCLKLWHNKIATIPPSITHVKNLESLYFSNNKLESLPVAVFSLQKLRCLDVSYNNISVIPIEIGLLQNLQHLHITGNKVDILPKQLFKCVKLRTLNLGQNCITFLPEKIGQLSQLTQLELKGNCLDRLPAQLGQCRLLKKSGLVVEDHLFDTLPLEVKEALNQDINIPFANGI encoded by the coding sequence ATGTTTACCCTTGCAGAAGTTGCTTCACTTAATGACATTCAACCAACTTACCGAATCCTGAAACCATGGTGGGACGTGTTTATGGATTACCTGGCTGTCGTTATGTTGATGGTAGCCATCTTTGCAGGAACCATGCAACTTACCAAAGATCAGGTGGTCTGCTTGCCAGTATTGCCATCTCCTGTAAATTCAAAGGCACACACGCCCCCGGGAAATGGCGCTGTCACCACCAATATCCCCAAGATGGAAGCAGCCACTGACCAAGACCAAGACGGGCGGGCGGCAAGTGACATTTCCTTTGGCACATCTGCTGTGACACCTGACATACCTCTCAGAGCCACATATCCTCACACCGATTCGACAGTTCCAAATcaggagacaaagaaagagaagaaagatccAACAGGCCGAAAGACAAACCTGGATTTTcagcaatatgtatttattaatcaGATGTGTTACCATCTGGCCCTTCCGTGGTATTCTAAGTACTTTCCATACCTTGCTCTCATACATACTATTATTCTCATGGTCAGTAGCAACTTTTGGTTCAAATATCCCAAAACATGCTCAAAAGTAGAACATTTTGTTTCAATATTAGGAAAGTGCTTTGAATCTCCTTGGACTACTAAAGCGTTGTCTGAGACAGCGTGTGAAGACTCGGAGGAAAACAAGCAGAGAATAACAGGTGCCCAGACTCTCCCAAAGCATGTGTCCACCAGCAGTGATGAAGGGAGCCCTAGTGCCAGTACCCCAATGATCAACAAAACAGGCTTCAAATTCTCAGCCGAGAAGCCTGTGATTGAAGTCCCCAGCATGACCATCCTGGATAAAAAAGATGGGGAACAGGCCAAAGCCCTGTTTGAGAAAGTAAGGAAGTTCCGTGCTCACGTGGAAGACAGTGACTTGATCTACAAGCTCTACGTGGTCCAAACATTTATCAAAACAGCCAAATTCATTTTCATCCTCTGCTATACTGCAAACTTCGTCAACGCCATCAGCTTTGAACATGTCTGCAAGCCCAAAGTGGAGCACCTGACTGGTTATGAGGTATTCGAGTGCACCCACAACATGGCTTACATGCTGAAAAAGCTTCTCATCAGTTATATATCCATTATTTGTGTTTATGGTTTTATCTGCCTCTACACTCTCTTCTGGTTGTTCAGGATACCTTTGAAGGAATATTCTTTCGAAAAAGTCAGAGAAGAGAGCAGTTTCAGTGACATTCCAGATGTCAAAAACGATTTTGCGTTCCTCCTGCACATGGTAGACCAGTATGACCAGCTGTATTCAAAGCGCTTTGGTGTGTTCCTGTCAGAAGTCAGTGAAAATAAACTTAGGGAAATTAGTTTGAACCACGAATGGACATTTGAAAAACTTCGGCAGCACGTGTCCCGCAATGCCCAGGACAAGCAGGAGCTCCATCTGTTCATGCTGTCCGGTGTGCCCGACGCCGTCTTTGACCTCACAGACCTGGATGTGCTAAAACTTGAACTGATTCCGGAAGCTAAAATTCCTGCTAAGATTTCTCAGATGACTAACCTCCAAGAGCTTCACCTCTGCCACTGCCCTGCAAAAGTGGAACAGACTGCTTTTAGCTTCCTCCGAGATCACTTGAGATGCCTTCACGTGAAGTTCACTGACGTGGCTGAAATCCCTGCCTGGGTGTACCTGCTCAAAAACCTTCGAGAGTTGTACTTGATAGGCAATTTGAACTCTGAGAACAATAAGATGATCGGACTCGAATCTCTCCGAGAGTTGCGGCACCTTAAGATTCTCCACGTGAAGAGTAATTTGACCAAAGTTCCCTCCAACATTACAGATGTGGCTCCACATCTTACAAAGTTAGTCATTCATAATGACGGCACTAAACTCTTGGTACTGAACAGCCTTAAGAAAATGATGAATGTTGCCGAGCTCGAACTTCAGAACTGTGAGCTGGAGAGAATCCCCCATGCTATTTTCAGCCTCTCAAATCTGCAGGAACTGGACTTAAAATCAAATAACATCCGCACAATTGAGGAGATCATCAGTTTCCAGCATTTAAAACGACTGACGTGCTTAAAATTATGGCATAATAAAATCGCTACCATTCCTCCCTCCATCACCCATGTCAAAAACTTGGAGTCACTTTATTTCTCTAACAACAAGCTCGAATCCTTACCCGTGGCAGTGTTCAGTTTACAGAAACTCAGATGCTTAGATGTAAGCTACAACAACATTTCAGTGATTCCGATAGAAATAGGATTGCTTCAGAACCTACAGCATTTGCATATCACTGGGAACAAAGTGGACATTCTGCCAAAACAGTTGTTCAAATGCGTGAAGTTGAGGACTTTGAATCTGGGGCAAAACTGCATCACCTTCCTCCCCGAGAAGATTGGTCAGCTCTCCCAGCTCACTCAGCTGGAGCTGAAGGGGAACTGCTTGGACCGCCTGCCAGCCCAGCTGGGCCAGTGTCGCCTGCTCAAGAAAAGCGGGCTTGTCGTGGAAGATCACCTTTTTGACACCCTGCCACTCGAAGTCAAAGAAGCATTGAATCAAGACATAAATATTCCCTTTGCGAATGGGATTTAA
- the LRRC8D gene encoding volume-regulated anion channel subunit LRRC8D isoform X1, with protein sequence MYNVGNTVNNTVVPLVTDGDHTYHGMFTLAEVASLNDIQPTYRILKPWWDVFMDYLAVVMLMVAIFAGTMQLTKDQVVCLPVLPSPVNSKAHTPPGNGAVTTNIPKMEAATDQDQDGRAASDISFGTSAVTPDIPLRATYPHTDSTVPNQETKKEKKDPTGRKTNLDFQQYVFINQMCYHLALPWYSKYFPYLALIHTIILMVSSNFWFKYPKTCSKVEHFVSILGKCFESPWTTKALSETACEDSEENKQRITGAQTLPKHVSTSSDEGSPSASTPMINKTGFKFSAEKPVIEVPSMTILDKKDGEQAKALFEKVRKFRAHVEDSDLIYKLYVVQTFIKTAKFIFILCYTANFVNAISFEHVCKPKVEHLTGYEVFECTHNMAYMLKKLLISYISIICVYGFICLYTLFWLFRIPLKEYSFEKVREESSFSDIPDVKNDFAFLLHMVDQYDQLYSKRFGVFLSEVSENKLREISLNHEWTFEKLRQHVSRNAQDKQELHLFMLSGVPDAVFDLTDLDVLKLELIPEAKIPAKISQMTNLQELHLCHCPAKVEQTAFSFLRDHLRCLHVKFTDVAEIPAWVYLLKNLRELYLIGNLNSENNKMIGLESLRELRHLKILHVKSNLTKVPSNITDVAPHLTKLVIHNDGTKLLVLNSLKKMMNVAELELQNCELERIPHAIFSLSNLQELDLKSNNIRTIEEIISFQHLKRLTCLKLWHNKIATIPPSITHVKNLESLYFSNNKLESLPVAVFSLQKLRCLDVSYNNISVIPIEIGLLQNLQHLHITGNKVDILPKQLFKCVKLRTLNLGQNCITFLPEKIGQLSQLTQLELKGNCLDRLPAQLGQCRLLKKSGLVVEDHLFDTLPLEVKEALNQDINIPFANGI encoded by the exons ATGTACAACGtaggaaatacagtcaataatactgtagtCCCTTTGGTGACGGATGGTGACCACACTTACCACG gAATGTTTACCCTTGCAGAAGTTGCTTCACTTAATGACATTCAACCAACTTACCGAATCCTGAAACCATGGTGGGACGTGTTTATGGATTACCTGGCTGTCGTTATGTTGATGGTAGCCATCTTTGCAGGAACCATGCAACTTACCAAAGATCAGGTGGTCTGCTTGCCAGTATTGCCATCTCCTGTAAATTCAAAGGCACACACGCCCCCGGGAAATGGCGCTGTCACCACCAATATCCCCAAGATGGAAGCAGCCACTGACCAAGACCAAGACGGGCGGGCGGCAAGTGACATTTCCTTTGGCACATCTGCTGTGACACCTGACATACCTCTCAGAGCCACATATCCTCACACCGATTCGACAGTTCCAAATcaggagacaaagaaagagaagaaagatccAACAGGCCGAAAGACAAACCTGGATTTTcagcaatatgtatttattaatcaGATGTGTTACCATCTGGCCCTTCCGTGGTATTCTAAGTACTTTCCATACCTTGCTCTCATACATACTATTATTCTCATGGTCAGTAGCAACTTTTGGTTCAAATATCCCAAAACATGCTCAAAAGTAGAACATTTTGTTTCAATATTAGGAAAGTGCTTTGAATCTCCTTGGACTACTAAAGCGTTGTCTGAGACAGCGTGTGAAGACTCGGAGGAAAACAAGCAGAGAATAACAGGTGCCCAGACTCTCCCAAAGCATGTGTCCACCAGCAGTGATGAAGGGAGCCCTAGTGCCAGTACCCCAATGATCAACAAAACAGGCTTCAAATTCTCAGCCGAGAAGCCTGTGATTGAAGTCCCCAGCATGACCATCCTGGATAAAAAAGATGGGGAACAGGCCAAAGCCCTGTTTGAGAAAGTAAGGAAGTTCCGTGCTCACGTGGAAGACAGTGACTTGATCTACAAGCTCTACGTGGTCCAAACATTTATCAAAACAGCCAAATTCATTTTCATCCTCTGCTATACTGCAAACTTCGTCAACGCCATCAGCTTTGAACATGTCTGCAAGCCCAAAGTGGAGCACCTGACTGGTTATGAGGTATTCGAGTGCACCCACAACATGGCTTACATGCTGAAAAAGCTTCTCATCAGTTATATATCCATTATTTGTGTTTATGGTTTTATCTGCCTCTACACTCTCTTCTGGTTGTTCAGGATACCTTTGAAGGAATATTCTTTCGAAAAAGTCAGAGAAGAGAGCAGTTTCAGTGACATTCCAGATGTCAAAAACGATTTTGCGTTCCTCCTGCACATGGTAGACCAGTATGACCAGCTGTATTCAAAGCGCTTTGGTGTGTTCCTGTCAGAAGTCAGTGAAAATAAACTTAGGGAAATTAGTTTGAACCACGAATGGACATTTGAAAAACTTCGGCAGCACGTGTCCCGCAATGCCCAGGACAAGCAGGAGCTCCATCTGTTCATGCTGTCCGGTGTGCCCGACGCCGTCTTTGACCTCACAGACCTGGATGTGCTAAAACTTGAACTGATTCCGGAAGCTAAAATTCCTGCTAAGATTTCTCAGATGACTAACCTCCAAGAGCTTCACCTCTGCCACTGCCCTGCAAAAGTGGAACAGACTGCTTTTAGCTTCCTCCGAGATCACTTGAGATGCCTTCACGTGAAGTTCACTGACGTGGCTGAAATCCCTGCCTGGGTGTACCTGCTCAAAAACCTTCGAGAGTTGTACTTGATAGGCAATTTGAACTCTGAGAACAATAAGATGATCGGACTCGAATCTCTCCGAGAGTTGCGGCACCTTAAGATTCTCCACGTGAAGAGTAATTTGACCAAAGTTCCCTCCAACATTACAGATGTGGCTCCACATCTTACAAAGTTAGTCATTCATAATGACGGCACTAAACTCTTGGTACTGAACAGCCTTAAGAAAATGATGAATGTTGCCGAGCTCGAACTTCAGAACTGTGAGCTGGAGAGAATCCCCCATGCTATTTTCAGCCTCTCAAATCTGCAGGAACTGGACTTAAAATCAAATAACATCCGCACAATTGAGGAGATCATCAGTTTCCAGCATTTAAAACGACTGACGTGCTTAAAATTATGGCATAATAAAATCGCTACCATTCCTCCCTCCATCACCCATGTCAAAAACTTGGAGTCACTTTATTTCTCTAACAACAAGCTCGAATCCTTACCCGTGGCAGTGTTCAGTTTACAGAAACTCAGATGCTTAGATGTAAGCTACAACAACATTTCAGTGATTCCGATAGAAATAGGATTGCTTCAGAACCTACAGCATTTGCATATCACTGGGAACAAAGTGGACATTCTGCCAAAACAGTTGTTCAAATGCGTGAAGTTGAGGACTTTGAATCTGGGGCAAAACTGCATCACCTTCCTCCCCGAGAAGATTGGTCAGCTCTCCCAGCTCACTCAGCTGGAGCTGAAGGGGAACTGCTTGGACCGCCTGCCAGCCCAGCTGGGCCAGTGTCGCCTGCTCAAGAAAAGCGGGCTTGTCGTGGAAGATCACCTTTTTGACACCCTGCCACTCGAAGTCAAAGAAGCATTGAATCAAGACATAAATATTCCCTTTGCGAATGGGATTTAA